In the Euphorbia lathyris chromosome 5, ddEupLath1.1, whole genome shotgun sequence genome, one interval contains:
- the LOC136229677 gene encoding cytochrome P450 726A27-like, with protein MELLTFFSPLLILVLSTILIIWKKKKPKPQTSNQPPQPPKLPLIGNLHQVICIQPHRRLAELAKIYGPLMQLKLGQASAVVVSSPEIAKQVLKDNDIKVSDRCRVSVADILFYNRQNIGFAPYGEYWRQMRKICILELLSSKRVQSFASIREEEISDFIRLIDSKRGSMINLSEMALSLSNSIAARTVIGWKNKNQEAVVKVINRLLKELGGFTVLDMFPSLEFIHVISGMKSRLVKLHKQADQLLEDIIEEHKAELKLGVQSDANNNILKVLLKLQANPDSLLTTDGIKAITLELFIAGIDSSATILEWVMSELMKNPRIMKNAQEEVRKKVCAKNGKLDESVTSELKFMKAIIKETLRLHPPGPLVPRQCRENCEINGYNINPKTEVLVNVWVIGRDPNYWTEPENFNPERFIESEVDYKGFDFEYIPFGAGRRICPGIQLDITNLELALAKILCYFDWELPNQMKPDEFVEFRHIFREQNRQNRILVFRFFTANTPSVLLVVSGNATSINSHPPLHVLMLMLRGWKLALRIDGTTSPFELLPSGAVNLVYET; from the exons ATGGAATTATTAACATTTTTCTCCCCACTCCTAATTCTAGTGTTGAGTACCATTTTGATAATATGGAAAAAGAAGAAACCCAAACCCCAAACATCAAATCAACCTCCGCAGCCACCAAAGTTACCTCTGATCGGAAACCTCCACCAAGTCATCTGTATACAACCCCATCGCCGCCTCGCAGAACTTGCCAAAATTTATGGACCTCTTATGCAGCTTAAACTAGGTCAAGCTTCAGCCGTGGTTGTTTCTTCTCCAGAAATAGCCAAACAAGTGCTGAAAGATAATGACATCAAAGTAAGCGATAGATGTCGTGTCTCTGTAGCAGATATCCTTTTTTACAATCGCCAGAACATTGGATTTGCTCCATATGGTGAATATTGGAGACAAATGCGGAAAATTTGCATCTTAGAGTTGCTTAGTTCGAAAAGAGTTCAATCTTTTGCATCAATCAGGGAAGAAGAGATATCAGATTTTATTAGATTGATTGATTCAAAAAGGGGATCGATGATCAATTTAAGCGAGATGGCTTTATCTTTGTCAAATTCGATTGCAGCAAGAACAGTTATTGGTTGGAAGAACAAAAATCAAGAGGCAGTTGTAAAAGTGATCAATCGATTGCTCAAGGAACTAGGAGGTTTTACTGTTCTTGATATGTTTCCTTCTCTTGAATTCATTCATGTGATTTCTGGGATGAAATCCAGACTTGTGAAATTGCATAAACAAGCTGATCAATTGTTGGAAGATATCATTGAAGAACATAAAGCTGAGTTGAAATTAGGAGTTCAAAGTGATGCCAACAATAATATTCTTAAAGTTCTTTTGAAACTCCAAGCAAATCCTGATTCTCTTCTAACAACTGATGGCATCAAAGCAATCACTCTg GAATTGTTCATTGCTGGGATTGACTCGTCTGCAACAATTCTCGAGTGGGTAATGTCAGAATTGATGAAAAATCCAAGAATAATGAAAAACGCCCAAGAAGAAGTGAGAAAGAAGGTATGTGCTAAAAATGGAAAGCTTGATGAATCAGTGACTAGTGAGTTAAAATTCATGAAAGCAATAATTAAAGAGACTTTGAGATTACATCCACCTGGACCACTAGTTCCAAGGCAATGTAGAGAGAACTGTGAAATTAATGGGTATAATATAAATCCCAAAACTGAAGTCCTTGTGAATGTATGGGTAATTGGAAGAGATCCTAATTATTGGACTGAACCTGAAAATTTTAATCCTGAGAGATTTATTGAAAGTGAAGTTGATTATAAAGGTTTTGATTTTGAATATATCCCATTTGGTGCTGGAAGAAGGATATGTCCTGGTATTCAATTGGATATTACAAACCTGGAGCTTGCTTTAGCTAAAATATTGTGTTATTTTGATTGGGAGCTTCCTAATCAAATGAAGCCAgatgagttcgtagagttcagacacatttttagagagcagaatcgt CAAAATCGAATccttgtttttcgatttttcacaGCCAACACTCCCTCAGTTTTGTTGGTTGTCAGTGGTAATGCAACCTCCATCAATTCTCACCCTCCGTTACACGTTCTCATGCTTATGTTGAGAGGATGGAAATTAGCATTACGTATTGATGGAACTACTTCTCCCTTTGAACTCTTGCCCTCTGGAGCTGTTAATCTGGTGTATGAAACATAG